In Deltaproteobacteria bacterium, a single genomic region encodes these proteins:
- a CDS encoding tripartite tricarboxylate transporter substrate binding protein BugD, whose amino-acid sequence MKAKILSLIIGLLLCGATQVIAQKYPDKVITIVVPFAAGGPTDTVARLMAVPMSKMLGQQLIVENTLGAGGTIGANRVAKAAPDGYTLLLHHIGMSTAPGLYRKLPYNPMTDFEHIGLINEVPMTFVAKKDFPANDLKELIAYVKANKEKINLANAGIGAASHLCGMLFMSAINTDLTTVPYNGTAPAMNDLLGGQVDLMCDQTTNTTSQIRAEKIKVYGVTTKKRLASLPNVPTMDEAGMKGFEVSVWHGLYAPKATPKPVVDALVKALQFALKDSVVKERFADLGTEPVAENRATPAALHDHLKAEIDKWTPIIKKAGAFAD is encoded by the coding sequence ATGAAAGCAAAAATTCTGAGCTTGATAATTGGGCTCTTATTGTGCGGCGCGACGCAAGTAATTGCACAAAAGTATCCCGACAAAGTGATCACGATAGTCGTGCCGTTCGCCGCCGGCGGGCCGACCGACACGGTGGCGCGTTTGATGGCTGTGCCGATGTCCAAGATGCTTGGCCAACAGCTCATCGTTGAGAACACGCTCGGTGCCGGCGGCACTATCGGCGCCAACCGGGTGGCTAAGGCCGCGCCTGACGGCTATACCTTGCTGCTGCACCATATCGGCATGTCTACCGCGCCGGGGCTATATCGCAAGCTTCCCTATAACCCAATGACCGACTTTGAGCATATTGGATTGATCAACGAAGTGCCCATGACTTTCGTTGCGAAGAAAGATTTTCCCGCCAATGATCTGAAGGAGCTGATTGCCTACGTCAAAGCCAACAAGGAAAAGATCAATCTGGCCAACGCTGGCATCGGCGCGGCTTCCCACCTATGCGGCATGTTGTTCATGAGCGCGATCAATACCGATCTGACCACGGTGCCCTACAACGGCACGGCGCCGGCGATGAACGATCTGCTGGGCGGCCAAGTCGATTTGATGTGCGATCAAACCACCAATACCACGAGCCAGATCAGGGCCGAGAAGATCAAAGTCTATGGTGTGACCACCAAGAAGCGCTTAGCTTCTTTGCCCAATGTGCCGACCATGGATGAAGCGGGCATGAAAGGCTTCGAAGTTTCGGTATGGCATGGACTTTACGCCCCCAAGGCGACGCCCAAGCCGGTGGTCGATGCTTTGGTCAAGGCGCTGCAGTTCGCCCTCAAAGACAGCGTAGTCAAGGAACGTTTCGCCGACCTGGGCACGGAACCGGTGGCCGAGAACCGGGCGACACCGGCGGCGCTGCACGACCACCTCAAGGCCGAGATCGACAAATGGACGCCGATCATCAAAAAGGCCGGTGCGTTCGCGGATTGA
- a CDS encoding tripartite tricarboxylate transporter TctB family protein: MGIRSNKDLLAGLIYIFFGVAAILIARDYNMGTVFKMGPAYFPTVLSVFLIVVGAISVIRAFIVQGTPIGVISLKGLGLVTASIVVFGLVVRGAGLAIALPLLLFISAAGSSRFRWQTMAMIAVGLTVFCVLVFVKGLGIPLPIVGPWFAG, translated from the coding sequence ATGGGAATTCGAAGCAACAAAGATTTGTTGGCCGGGTTGATCTATATTTTTTTCGGTGTGGCGGCGATCTTGATCGCTCGGGATTACAACATGGGGACGGTGTTTAAAATGGGGCCGGCGTATTTTCCGACGGTGCTGAGCGTGTTCTTGATCGTGGTCGGCGCGATCTCGGTGATCCGCGCTTTCATTGTTCAAGGTACGCCGATCGGCGTGATTTCACTTAAAGGTCTAGGGTTGGTGACCGCGTCGATCGTGGTTTTTGGACTGGTCGTGCGCGGCGCGGGATTGGCGATCGCGTTGCCGCTGCTGCTTTTCATCAGCGCCGCCGGCAGCTCCAGGTTTCGCTGGCAGACGATGGCGATGATCGCCGTCGGCTTGACGGTTTTTTGCGTGCTCGTGTTCGTCAAAGGACTGGGTATACCGCTGCCGATCGTCGGTCCGTGGTTTGCCGGTTGA